From Pyrenophora tritici-repentis strain M4 chromosome 1, whole genome shotgun sequence, the proteins below share one genomic window:
- a CDS encoding kinetochore protein nuf2 produces MSYNGRMSMARTTQHNQRAPPANEHDAFMTLPDHEIAGCISDIGIQFTVSDLQKPNPQIIQKVFEWLAELLMNTTREVVAPAMRAAAEDMCGGDADRLYTSDTRDLMAFFVILRKLLRECGIHDFTFNDLYKPTHGRLVKIFSYMINFIRFRESQTEIIDEHFNKAERTKLRIEQLYDDKQIKEQQLADLERNRAATQRLMQEKEKRNNELKTRLLELKRGQEAVAEKLERAKAEQDRLKKLLQQRVENKENVQREVIKLKPYTQQSPTALEESLRDLSDRLTGEKTQIDMMDRRARALQTSTDSFAVVATDVTSCTRLLTDVQADLAREEEELAKASRHRDALADRSNNVRDVERQERLLQKQLGNINARTDKLKTKGDEEAERARKRMEELRDTHAKLTEERGEKGREMERRRVRIEQTEKKMAELKDNIENEVHSAHDEYLKMESHIKLYITEMEQSI; encoded by the exons ATGTCTTACAACGGGCGCATGAGCATGGCGCGAACAACGCAGCATAATCAGCGGGCACCGCCGGCAAACGAGCACGATGCTTTCATGACACTG CCCGACCACGAAATCGCAGGTTGCATCTCGGATATTGGCATCCAATTCACCGTCTCGGACCTGCAGAAGCCGAACCCCCAAATCATCCAGAAGGTCTTCGAATGGCTAGCTGAATTACTTATGAACACAACCCGCGAGGTTGTTGCACCGGCGATGCGCGCCGCTGCCGAAGATATGTGTGGTGGTGATGCGGATAGACTCTACACCAGCGACACGAGGGATCTAATGGCCTTCTTCGTCATTCTCAGGAAACTCCTACGCGAG TGCGGAATCCATGACTTCACATTCAACGACCTTTACAAGCCCACCCATGGTCGCCTCGTCAAGATCTTCTCCTACATGATCAATTTCATCCGCTTCCGCGAGTCACAAACCGAGATTATCGACGAACATTTCAACAAGGCGGAACGCACAAAGCTACGAATCGAACAGCTCTATGACGACAAGCAAATCAAGGAGCAGCAGCTCGCTGACCTTGAGCGCAACCGTGCGGCGACGCAAAGGCTGATGcaggagaaggagaagcgcAACAATGAGCTCAAGACCAGATTGTTGGAACTAAAGAGGGGCCAAGAGGCAGTTGCAGAGAAGCTTGAACGTGCCAAAGCCGAGCAGGACAGGCTGAAGAAGCTTTTGCAACAAAGGGTGGAGAACAAGGAGAACGTCCAGCGTGAGGTGATCAAGCTGAAGCCATACACACAGCAAAGCCCAACGGCTTTGGAAGAATCACTACGAGATTTGAGTGACCGACTCACTGGAGAGAAGACGCAGATCGACATGATGGATCGTCGTGCACGCGCTCTCCAGACCTCCACCGACTCGTTCGCTGTCGTTGCAACGGACGTTACTTCGTGCACACGGCTACTCACAGACGTGCAAGCCGACCTCGCaagagaagaggaggaacTGGCAAAGGCGTCGAGGCATCGAGACGCATTGGCCGACCGGAGCAACAACGTTCGTGACGTCGAGCGACAGGAACGCCTACTACAGAAGCAACTCGGCAACATCAATGCCCGAACAGACAAGCTCAAGACAAAAGGCGACGAAGAGGCGGAGCGGGCCCGGAAGCGCATGGAAGAGCTACGAGACACACACGCAAAATTGACCGAGGAGCGAGGTGAAAAGGGCCGAGAAATGGAGAGGCGGCGAGTACGCATTGAACAAAcggagaagaagatggctGAACTCAAGGACAACATTGAGAATGAGGTTCATTCTGCTCATGACGAGTATCTCAAGATGGAGAGTCATATTAAGCTTTACATTACAGAGATGGAGCAGAGTATTTGA
- a CDS encoding LeuA, Isopropylmalate-homocitrate-citramalate synthase — protein sequence MCPQPEETPATNGHSNGANGSSKEGFTGVHTKQNPHPTHKSPYQPVGDFLSNVGRFKIIESTLREGEQFANAYFDLEAKIKIARALDNFGVDYIEVTSPAASEQSRRDCEALCKLGLKAKILTHVRCHMDDARIAVETGVDGLDVVIGTSAYLREHSHGKDMTYIKNTALEVIEFVKSKGKEIRFSSEDSFRSDLVDLLSIYSAVDKVGVDRVGIADTVGCASPRQVYDLVRTLRGVVSCDIETHFHNDSGCAIANAFCALEAGATHIDTSVLGIGERNGITPLGGLMARMIVADREYVTSKYNIKALKEVEDLVADLVEVNIPFNNYITGFCAFTHKAGIHAKAILNNPSTYEIINPQDFGMSRYVHFASRLTGWNAIKSRAEQLGLKMTDAQYKECTAKIKAIADIRKIALDDTDSIIRTYHNNLHAKEEVPLLPGMTEEEKKKFAEAEAELNGVPEKRELDATADAQAEIPLAKKNKTETVA from the exons ATGTGTCCCCAACCTGAAGAAACACCTGCCACCAACGGCCACAGCAATGGTGCTAATGGCAGCAGCAAGGAAGGCTTCACCGGCGTCCACACCAAGCAGAACCCTCACCCAACACACAAGAGCCCATACCAGCCTGTTGGCGACTTCTTGTCAAATGTTGGCCGGTTCAAGATTATTG AGAGCACTCTAAGAGAAGGCGAGCAGTTTGCCAACGCATACTTTGATCTCGAAGCCAAGATCAAGATTGCACGGGCTCTTGACAACTTTGGTGTTGACT ACATCGAAGTAACCAGCCCCGCTGCTTCCGAGCAGTCGCGAAGGGATTGTGAAGCTCTTTGCAAGCTTGGA CTCAAGGCCAAGATCCTCACCCACGTACGATGCCACATGGACGATGCCAGGATAGCCGTCGAGACTGGTGTTGACGGTCTCGATGTCGTCATTGGAACTTCAGCATACCTCCGCGAGCACAGCCACGGCAAGGACATGACATACATCAAGAACACGGCGCTGGAAGTCATTGAGTTTGTCAAGAGCAAGGGCAAGGAGATCCGCTTCAGCTCTGAGGATTCATTCCGATCAGACTTGGTAGATCTTCTGTCCATCTATAGCGCTGTCGACAAGGTTGGCGTTGACCGCGTTGGTATTGCTGATACCGTTGGTTGCGCATCTCCCCGCCAAGTTTATGACTTGGTACGAACTCTGCGAGGTGTCGTTTCGTGCGACATTGAGACACATTTCCACAACGACTCTGGCTGTGCTATTGCCAACGCCTTCTGCGCGTTGGAGGCAGGTGCTACTCACATCGATACCTCTGTACTAGGTATCGGTGAGCGTAACGGTATCACCCCACTCGGAGGCTTGATGGCTCGCATGATCGTTGCAGACCGCGAATATGTTACCAGCAAGTACAACATCAAGGCGCTCAAGGAGGTCGAGGACCTGGTCGCCGATCTTGTGGAGGTTAACATTCCTTTCAAC AACTACATCACTGGATTCTGCGCCTTCACGCACAAGGCTGGTATCCACGCCAAGGCCATCCTGAACAACCCTTCGACGTACGAGATTATCAACCCTCAAGATTTCGGCATGTCGCGATATGTGCACTTTGCTAGCAGGCTTACTGGCTGGAACGCGATCAAGAGCCGTGCCGAACAACTTGGACTGAAGATGACAGATGCGCAATACAAGGAGTGCACGGCCAAGATCAAGGCTATTGCAGACATTCGCAAGATCGCCCTCGATGACACCGACTCCATCATCCGTACCTACCACAACAACCTCCACGCCAAGGAGGAGGTGCCTCTTCTCCCAGGCATGACcgaggaagagaagaagaagtttgcTGAAGCCGAGGCTGAACTGAACGGTGTGCCCGAGAAGCGCGAGCTCGATGCAACGGCTGATGCACAGGCCGAAATCCCACTGGCCAAGAAGAACAAGACTGAGACAGTGGCATAA